The genomic DNA CGGTATAGGGAGAAGGTCTGAAAAGACGGTTGAACTCATGGACCGGTAATCTGTGGGCAGGACTAGCGAGTCTGACGCGCGTGTTCTTCAGTTGTCTATCTGCCACCGGGGGAGAAGACTATGGGCAAATCGACGGGTCGTTTAATGCGCGAGGGGAGGATCATTGTTGCTGACGACGAACAGGTCATTGCGAACACGTTGGCCATCATCCTGAATCAAGCCGGTTTTAGCGCGCAGGCCGTCTATAGCGGTGAGAGTGCCCTCGAAGCTCTGAGCTCTTTCGAGCCAGACATGCTCATTAGTGACGTGATTATGCCTGGAATGACCGGCATTGAAGTTGCCATGCGGACACGCGAGATTTTGCCTACGTGCAAGATCTTGCTGTTTTCAGGGCAAGCAGCTACCTCTGATCTTCTGGAAACTGCACGGGCTAAGGGGCATAATTTTGAAATTCTTGCGAAGCCGGTTCACCCGGCTGACCTGCTGGCGAAATTACGATCGTTCGACTCAGATAGGGGTTCGGACTCTCGTCGTAGCGAATCCGGCGTTTCGGGGGATAAGGGCGGAAATTGGG from Granulicella aggregans includes the following:
- a CDS encoding response regulator, coding for MREGRIIVADDEQVIANTLAIILNQAGFSAQAVYSGESALEALSSFEPDMLISDVIMPGMTGIEVAMRTREILPTCKILLFSGQAATSDLLETARAKGHNFEILAKPVHPADLLAKLRSFDSDRGSDSRRSESGVSGDKGGNWAI